One Streptomyces hundungensis DNA segment encodes these proteins:
- a CDS encoding AfsR/SARP family transcriptional regulator, translating into MDRDGGPRVPEQRAPVPPPQRATERLDRGRPGPAPQVVGAGLRFGVLGPVRAWRGEEPLPSGSPQQRALLAALLLRDGHTATAAELIDAIWGDEPPSQALAALRTYASRLRKILDSGVLVSESGGYAIRAGAATLDLAVAQELAASAEKARAGGEKGRARELLNAALAQWDGEPLANVPGPYAENQRTRLAEWRLQLTEARLDMDLEAGCHAEAVSELTALTAAHPLRERLRELLMLALYRSGRQAEALAVYADTRRLLADELGVDPRPELARLQQRILRADEDLARPPASAPAAVTAPVRPAQLPASVPDFTGRASFVRELTSRLANAKSTVMAVSALAGIGGVGKTTLAVHVAHSARPHFPDGQLYVDLQGAGQHAAEPDTVLGAFLRALGTPDSAIPESMEERAALFRSTLDGRRVLVLLDNARDAAQIRPLLPGTAGCAALVTSRIRMVDLVGAHLVDLDVMSPDEALQLFTRIVGEERVSAEREAALDVVAACGFLPLAIRIAASRLASRRTWTVSVLAAKLADERRRLDELQAGDLAVKATFELGYGQLEPAQSRAFRLLGLPDGPDISLAAAAAVLDLPQQETEDLLESLVDTSLVESAAPGRYRYHDLVRLYARSCAERDDLAPAERESAMSRLLDFYLATAAGVYALERPGDRLVDHLEPTTYGGLSFADRHSAQDWLYTEADPLLACVRQLSGPRTLRRAVDLLYAALDLGESGANSRQYEATAEAVREAARTRGDTQAEGRAVMTLANVHQLAGRFEPADREAQEAMRLAGATRDPLPLCWASNARGIIALYQNRHTDGETHLTRAIEAFRADDNRPGEASALCNLSRIHLAMGRTASAVTLAQEGIDIYDSMGHELRGANARYALGLALTKSGQLPAAADRLDEALAVFRDSRQRLWEGMTLFRLAEVDLAGGRPAQAAANAEMALTVLRGIGGEWRRGNVLTVLGQALAGIGHAGRAQVCWRDALVIFEELGSPEAIQVRALLSPLAAA; encoded by the coding sequence ATGGACCGTGACGGCGGGCCGCGCGTACCGGAGCAGCGCGCTCCGGTACCGCCGCCGCAGCGCGCGACGGAGCGGCTCGACCGGGGAAGGCCCGGGCCCGCACCGCAGGTGGTCGGCGCCGGGCTTCGTTTCGGCGTACTCGGACCCGTGCGGGCCTGGCGGGGCGAGGAGCCCCTGCCGTCCGGCTCCCCGCAGCAGCGCGCCCTGCTCGCCGCGCTGCTGCTGCGCGACGGCCACACCGCCACCGCGGCCGAACTCATCGACGCCATCTGGGGAGACGAGCCGCCCTCGCAGGCCCTGGCCGCGCTCCGAACGTACGCCTCGCGACTGCGCAAGATCCTCGACTCCGGGGTCCTGGTCAGCGAGTCCGGCGGCTATGCGATCCGGGCCGGGGCCGCCACCCTCGACCTGGCCGTCGCCCAGGAACTGGCGGCGTCCGCCGAGAAGGCGCGGGCCGGCGGCGAGAAGGGCCGCGCGCGCGAGCTCCTGAACGCGGCCCTCGCGCAGTGGGACGGCGAACCGCTCGCCAATGTGCCGGGCCCCTACGCCGAGAACCAGCGCACCCGGCTCGCCGAATGGCGCCTGCAACTCACCGAGGCGCGCCTGGACATGGACCTGGAGGCGGGCTGCCACGCCGAGGCCGTCTCGGAGCTGACCGCGCTGACCGCCGCCCACCCGCTGCGCGAGCGGCTGCGCGAGCTGTTGATGCTGGCCCTGTACCGCAGTGGCCGCCAGGCCGAGGCGCTCGCGGTGTACGCGGACACCCGGCGGCTGCTCGCGGACGAGCTCGGGGTCGACCCGCGGCCCGAGCTGGCCCGCCTCCAGCAGCGCATCCTGCGGGCCGACGAGGATCTGGCCCGCCCGCCCGCCAGCGCGCCCGCCGCGGTCACGGCGCCGGTGCGCCCGGCCCAACTACCGGCGTCCGTACCGGACTTCACGGGCCGGGCCTCCTTCGTGCGCGAGCTCACCTCGCGGCTCGCCAACGCCAAGTCGACGGTGATGGCGGTCTCCGCGCTCGCCGGCATCGGCGGCGTCGGCAAGACCACCCTGGCCGTACACGTCGCCCACAGCGCCCGCCCGCACTTCCCCGACGGCCAGCTGTACGTGGACCTCCAGGGCGCCGGACAGCACGCGGCGGAGCCGGACACCGTCCTCGGCGCGTTCCTGCGCGCGCTCGGCACCCCGGACTCGGCGATCCCCGAGTCGATGGAGGAGCGCGCCGCCCTGTTCCGCTCCACGCTGGACGGCCGGCGGGTCCTGGTGCTGCTCGACAACGCGCGCGACGCGGCCCAGATCCGGCCGCTGCTGCCGGGCACGGCGGGGTGCGCGGCGCTCGTCACCAGCCGTATCCGCATGGTCGACCTGGTCGGCGCGCACCTCGTCGACCTGGACGTGATGTCCCCCGACGAGGCGCTCCAGCTCTTCACCAGGATCGTCGGCGAGGAGCGGGTCTCCGCCGAGCGCGAGGCCGCCCTGGACGTGGTCGCCGCCTGCGGCTTCCTGCCGCTCGCCATCCGCATCGCCGCGTCCCGGCTGGCCTCCCGCCGCACCTGGACGGTCTCGGTGCTCGCCGCCAAGCTCGCCGACGAACGCCGCCGCCTCGACGAGCTCCAGGCCGGGGACCTCGCGGTCAAGGCGACCTTCGAGCTCGGCTACGGCCAGCTGGAGCCCGCCCAGTCGCGCGCCTTCCGGCTGCTCGGCCTGCCCGACGGGCCCGACATCTCGCTGGCCGCCGCGGCCGCCGTCCTGGACCTGCCGCAGCAGGAGACCGAGGACCTCCTGGAGTCCCTGGTCGACACGTCCCTGGTGGAGTCGGCCGCCCCGGGCCGCTACCGCTATCACGACCTGGTACGCCTCTACGCGCGTTCCTGCGCCGAGCGCGACGACCTGGCGCCGGCCGAGCGCGAGTCGGCGATGTCGCGGCTGCTCGACTTCTATCTGGCGACGGCGGCCGGGGTGTACGCCCTGGAGCGTCCGGGCGACCGGCTCGTGGACCACTTGGAGCCGACCACGTACGGGGGGCTGTCGTTCGCCGACCGCCACTCGGCGCAGGACTGGCTGTACACCGAGGCCGACCCGCTGCTCGCCTGCGTACGCCAGCTGTCCGGGCCGCGCACCCTGCGCCGCGCCGTCGACCTGCTGTACGCGGCGCTCGACCTCGGCGAGTCCGGCGCCAACTCCCGGCAGTACGAGGCGACCGCGGAGGCCGTCCGCGAGGCCGCCCGCACCCGGGGCGACACCCAGGCCGAGGGGCGGGCGGTGATGACGCTGGCCAATGTGCACCAGCTGGCCGGCCGCTTCGAGCCCGCAGACCGCGAGGCCCAGGAGGCGATGCGGCTCGCCGGCGCCACCCGGGACCCGCTGCCGCTGTGCTGGGCCTCCAACGCGCGCGGCATCATCGCGCTCTACCAGAACCGGCACACCGACGGCGAGACCCATCTGACGCGCGCCATCGAGGCGTTCCGCGCCGACGACAACCGGCCCGGCGAGGCCAGCGCGCTGTGCAACCTGTCCCGGATCCACCTGGCGATGGGCCGCACCGCGAGCGCGGTCACCCTGGCGCAGGAGGGCATCGACATCTACGACTCGATGGGCCATGAGCTGCGCGGCGCCAACGCCCGTTACGCGCTGGGCCTCGCGCTCACCAAGAGCGGCCAGTTGCCCGCCGCCGCGGACCGGCTCGACGAGGCGCTGGCGGTCTTCCGCGACAGCAGGCAGCGTCTGTGGGAGGGCATGACCCTGTTCCGGCTCGCGGAGGTCGACCTCGCGGGCGGGCGGCCCGCGCAGGCCGCGGCCAACGCCGAGATGGCGCTCACGGTGCTGCGCGGCATCGGCGGGGAGTGGCGGCGCGGCAACGTACTGACGGTGCTCGGGCAGGCCCTGGCGGGCATAGGGCACGCGGGCCGGGCCCAGGTCTGCTGGCGTGACGCGCTGGTCATCTTCGAGGAGCTGGGCTCCCCGGAGGCGATCCAGGTCCGGGCTCTGCTCAGCCCGCTGGCGGCCGCATAA
- a CDS encoding amidohydrolase family protein, whose protein sequence is METFPKIISVDDHTVEPPHVWRDRLPSKYRDIGPRVVRAPLKEMTFLGGKFAPVMGAKGDEGPIGDWWVYEDLHRPLTRLDTAVGYARDEIKLEVITYEQMRPGSYDVPARLADMDVNHVQSALCFPTFPRFCGQTFTEARDRELGLLGVRAYNDWMVEEWCGPEAHGRLIPLTLIPLWDAELAAAEVRRNAARGVRAVAFSEIPPHLGLPSIHTDDWDPFLAACDETGTVIAMHIGSSSKMPSTSPDAPPAVGSTITFANCCFSMVDWLMSGKFERFPRLRIMYAEGQIGWIPYILERADVVWEENRGWGGVADKVHRPPSELFTEHVYGCFFDDAFGLRNLDAVGVGNVLYETDYPHSDSTWPKSKEVGAAQMGHLAPEVVERIVRGNAIELLGLTEQGLWPGP, encoded by the coding sequence ATGGAGACCTTCCCGAAGATCATCTCGGTGGACGACCACACGGTGGAGCCCCCTCATGTCTGGCGGGACCGCCTCCCGTCGAAGTACCGCGACATCGGACCGCGCGTCGTGCGGGCCCCGCTGAAGGAAATGACCTTCCTCGGCGGCAAGTTCGCGCCGGTCATGGGCGCCAAGGGGGACGAAGGGCCGATCGGCGACTGGTGGGTCTACGAGGACCTGCACCGCCCGCTGACCCGCCTCGACACGGCGGTGGGCTACGCCAGGGACGAGATAAAGCTGGAGGTCATCACGTACGAGCAGATGCGCCCGGGCTCGTACGACGTCCCCGCCCGCCTCGCCGACATGGACGTCAACCACGTCCAGTCCGCGCTCTGCTTCCCCACCTTCCCCCGCTTCTGCGGCCAGACCTTCACCGAGGCGAGAGACCGCGAACTCGGCCTGCTCGGCGTGCGGGCGTACAACGACTGGATGGTGGAGGAGTGGTGCGGCCCCGAGGCACACGGCCGGCTGATCCCGCTCACCCTGATCCCACTGTGGGACGCCGAACTCGCCGCCGCCGAGGTGCGCCGCAACGCCGCGCGGGGGGTGCGCGCGGTGGCCTTCTCCGAGATCCCCCCGCACCTGGGCCTGCCCTCCATCCACACCGACGACTGGGACCCCTTCCTCGCGGCGTGCGACGAGACCGGCACGGTGATCGCCATGCACATCGGCTCGTCCAGCAAGATGCCCTCCACCTCGCCCGACGCGCCGCCCGCGGTCGGCTCGACCATCACCTTCGCCAACTGCTGCTTCTCGATGGTCGACTGGCTGATGAGCGGAAAGTTCGAGCGCTTCCCCCGCCTCAGGATCATGTACGCCGAGGGCCAGATCGGCTGGATCCCCTACATCCTGGAACGCGCGGACGTGGTCTGGGAGGAGAACCGGGGCTGGGGCGGGGTGGCCGACAAGGTCCACCGGCCCCCGTCGGAACTCTTCACCGAGCATGTGTACGGCTGCTTCTTCGACGACGCCTTCGGCCTGCGGAACCTGGACGCGGTGGGCGTCGGCAACGTCCTGTACGAGACGGACTACCCGCACTCCGACTCGACCTGGCCCAAGTCCAAGGAGGTCGGCGCCGCCCAGATGGGCCATCTGGCGCCCGAGGTGGTGGAGCGGATCGTACGGGGCAACGCGATCGAGCTGCTGGGACTGACAGAACAAGGCCTGTGGCCGGGCCCCTGA
- a CDS encoding alpha/beta hydrolase, with product MDTEALKALKPHEFEEAALGYRSSSAMASQAKDALEQRIIAQMQKALRGETVDAATAQLRELAADFRYVQVECGLISTSLNAFASDVRPAKARLERAIEDADAHGFAVGADGSVSYPAAGQNQGAPPTSPGSAHGTLSDQARALQRQAGTFDPNPNYAIAQDIANRIAEALKEATEADQKWAPALRRLTADDDLTVSTGDWADVQKDGAGVREASRHYEDSLPQPPKDGSPKDNAAWWKGLDADQQQAWTSLHPDVVGALDGVPATARDEANRIVFDESRGQYQTELDAMPKPPDNEWTWINAGGYASKVYTDEYMDWYRMHGERYEHLTASLHGMESIQTRFDSSGTRGLPEAYLMGFNAEGNGRAIIANGNPDTALHQAVYVPGTTANLSSIGGDIERAANIWRAADAKSAGQSVSTITWLGYDAPKDIVKDSPFSHYADDGAPAFNRFMDGLEASHTGGTDPHRTAIGHSYGTTLIGSAARQGTLNADDVILAGSPGVQVPTADQMDVPEGHVWNLEAEGDPVPDIGRFGHGGTDWDGPWIIPSDKEFGANQLATGDVHGHSEYWKENSTSLLNQGLLVAGHGDNVTLKEPPRRWEHMR from the coding sequence ATGGACACCGAAGCGCTGAAGGCGCTCAAGCCGCACGAGTTCGAGGAAGCCGCCCTCGGTTACCGTTCCAGCAGCGCTATGGCGAGTCAGGCGAAGGACGCGCTGGAGCAGCGGATCATTGCGCAGATGCAGAAGGCGCTGCGAGGCGAGACGGTCGACGCCGCGACCGCACAACTACGGGAACTGGCCGCGGACTTCCGCTACGTACAGGTGGAGTGCGGACTGATCAGCACGTCCCTGAACGCGTTCGCCTCGGATGTACGCCCTGCGAAGGCCAGGCTGGAGCGAGCGATCGAGGACGCGGACGCGCACGGCTTCGCCGTCGGCGCGGACGGCTCGGTGTCCTATCCGGCGGCCGGCCAGAACCAGGGCGCCCCGCCGACGTCACCCGGCTCGGCCCACGGCACCCTTTCCGACCAGGCACGGGCGCTCCAGCGGCAGGCGGGCACCTTCGACCCCAACCCGAACTATGCGATCGCCCAGGACATCGCCAACCGGATCGCGGAAGCGCTGAAAGAAGCCACGGAGGCCGACCAGAAGTGGGCGCCGGCGCTGCGCAGGCTGACGGCGGACGACGACCTGACGGTGTCCACCGGGGACTGGGCGGATGTCCAGAAGGACGGCGCGGGCGTCCGTGAGGCGAGCCGTCACTACGAGGACTCGCTGCCGCAGCCCCCGAAGGACGGCAGCCCCAAGGACAACGCGGCCTGGTGGAAGGGGCTCGACGCCGACCAGCAACAGGCCTGGACGTCGCTCCACCCGGACGTCGTGGGCGCACTCGACGGAGTGCCCGCGACGGCCCGCGACGAGGCCAACCGCATCGTTTTTGACGAGAGTCGGGGCCAGTACCAGACGGAGCTCGACGCGATGCCGAAACCGCCCGACAATGAGTGGACGTGGATCAACGCGGGCGGGTACGCGTCCAAGGTGTACACCGATGAGTACATGGACTGGTACAGGATGCACGGCGAGAGGTACGAGCACCTCACGGCGTCGCTCCATGGCATGGAAAGCATTCAGACCCGCTTCGACTCGTCGGGGACGAGAGGCCTGCCAGAGGCGTACCTGATGGGGTTCAACGCCGAGGGCAATGGGCGCGCGATCATCGCGAACGGGAACCCGGACACGGCGCTTCATCAGGCCGTGTACGTGCCCGGCACAACGGCGAACCTGAGCAGCATCGGCGGAGACATCGAGCGGGCGGCAAACATATGGCGCGCGGCCGATGCGAAGTCCGCAGGCCAGTCGGTTTCCACGATCACATGGCTCGGCTACGACGCCCCGAAGGACATCGTCAAGGATTCCCCCTTCAGCCACTATGCCGACGACGGCGCCCCCGCCTTCAACCGGTTCATGGACGGTCTCGAGGCGTCGCACACCGGCGGCACGGACCCGCACCGCACAGCGATCGGCCACTCGTACGGCACGACCCTCATCGGCTCGGCCGCCAGGCAGGGGACCTTGAACGCCGATGACGTGATCCTCGCGGGCAGCCCTGGCGTCCAGGTGCCCACGGCGGACCAGATGGACGTGCCCGAGGGACACGTCTGGAATCTGGAGGCGGAGGGTGACCCCGTCCCGGACATCGGCCGCTTCGGTCACGGTGGAACAGACTGGGACGGTCCGTGGATCATCCCCAGCGACAAGGAGTTCGGCGCCAACCAGTTGGCCACCGGCGACGTCCACGGGCACAGCGAGTACTGGAAGGAGAACAGCACCAGCCTGCTGAACCAGGGGCTGCTCGTGGCGGGGCACGGTGACAACGTGACGCTCAAGGAGCCGCCGCGCCGCTGGGAGCACATGCGGTGA
- a CDS encoding PaaI family thioesterase, which yields MALTREDAEKILADNFAPWVLDLGLTVEETGARHAVLRLPWSDALARDGGGISGQALMAAADTATVIAVACARGAYGPMTTVQQSTTFQRPVTGADVLLDARVTKLGRRMAFADITMTADGADEPAAHASTVYALLG from the coding sequence ATGGCACTGACCCGTGAGGACGCAGAGAAGATCCTGGCCGACAACTTCGCACCCTGGGTGCTCGACCTCGGGCTGACCGTCGAGGAGACGGGGGCGCGGCACGCCGTGCTGCGGCTGCCCTGGAGCGACGCGCTCGCGCGGGACGGCGGGGGGATCAGCGGGCAGGCGCTGATGGCCGCCGCCGACACCGCCACCGTCATCGCGGTGGCCTGTGCGCGCGGGGCGTACGGGCCCATGACGACGGTCCAGCAGTCCACCACCTTCCAGCGTCCGGTGACCGGAGCCGATGTGCTCCTGGATGCGCGCGTCACCAAGCTGGGGCGCCGGATGGCCTTCGCCGACATCACCATGACCGCGGACGGCGCCGACGAGCCGGCCGCCCACGCCTCCACGGTGTACGCCCTGCTCGGCTGA
- a CDS encoding S8 family peptidase produces the protein MSWVRSIAVGLTALGVVTAGLSSTAASGASAAPAGASRTATAGVTDAIPGSYLVTLKDAVVRADSAAGQAVARKYGATVRRTYHQAVNGYSIRASAQQAERLAGDPAVASVSANRAFHVTGTQPRPPSWGLDRIDQHKLPLDRSYTYPAGAGAGVTAYIIDSGVRISHQDFGGRASYGYDAVDDDQIAQDGYGHGTHVAAIAAGNRYGVAKKAKIVAVRVLDDAGSGTTEGIVAGIDWVTRHAAKPAVANLSLSGGADAVVDQAVRRSIASGVTYTVAAGNDNEDAAKHSPARVREAITVGSTTERDAREALSNYGAALDLFAPGESIASAWNASDTATVTDSGTSMAAPHVAGAAALYLAAHPKARPAQVAAALTAAATTGAVTRPGAGSPDRLLAIGARR, from the coding sequence ATGTCATGGGTACGAAGCATCGCCGTGGGTCTGACGGCCCTCGGCGTGGTCACGGCGGGGCTGTCGTCCACGGCGGCGTCCGGGGCGTCCGCCGCTCCCGCCGGAGCGAGCCGCACGGCGACGGCCGGCGTCACCGACGCCATCCCCGGCAGCTACCTCGTCACCCTCAAGGATGCGGTTGTCCGTGCCGACTCCGCCGCGGGCCAGGCGGTGGCCCGGAAGTACGGTGCGACCGTGCGGCGCACCTACCACCAGGCCGTCAACGGCTACTCGATCCGGGCCTCCGCGCAACAGGCCGAGCGGCTCGCCGGGGACCCCGCGGTCGCGTCCGTCTCGGCCAACCGCGCCTTCCACGTCACCGGCACCCAGCCCCGGCCGCCGTCCTGGGGCCTCGACCGGATCGACCAGCACAAGCTCCCGCTGGATCGGAGCTACACCTACCCGGCCGGCGCCGGGGCCGGCGTGACCGCGTACATCATCGACAGCGGGGTGCGCATCAGCCACCAGGACTTCGGCGGCCGGGCCTCGTACGGCTATGACGCCGTCGACGACGACCAGATCGCCCAGGACGGATACGGTCACGGCACCCACGTCGCCGCCATCGCCGCGGGCAACCGCTACGGCGTCGCCAAGAAGGCGAAGATCGTCGCGGTGCGGGTGCTCGACGACGCGGGCTCCGGCACCACCGAAGGGATCGTCGCGGGCATCGACTGGGTGACGCGGCACGCGGCCAAGCCCGCCGTCGCCAACCTGTCGCTCAGCGGCGGGGCGGACGCGGTGGTCGACCAGGCCGTCAGACGGTCCATCGCCTCCGGCGTGACGTACACCGTCGCGGCGGGCAACGACAACGAGGACGCCGCCAAACACTCCCCGGCCCGCGTCCGCGAAGCCATCACGGTGGGCTCCACCACCGAGCGCGACGCCCGCGAGGCCCTCTCCAACTACGGTGCGGCACTTGACCTGTTCGCCCCGGGGGAGTCCATCGCCTCGGCCTGGAACGCGAGCGACACCGCCACCGTCACCGACTCCGGTACGTCCATGGCCGCCCCGCACGTGGCCGGAGCCGCCGCGCTCTACCTGGCGGCCCACCCGAAGGCGCGACCCGCCCAGGTCGCCGCCGCACTGACCGCCGCGGCCACGACCGGCGCCGTCACCAGGCCCGGCGCCGGCTCCCCCGACCGGCTGCTCGCCATCGGGGCGCGCCGCTGA
- a CDS encoding LLM class F420-dependent oxidoreductase, which yields MQLPIQSQSTIYAEPWEADAGPGDLAEIARAAERSGFAYLASCDHVAIPRRLAGAMSTIWYDPVATLSFLAGVTDRILLMSHVAVAGLRHPLITAKQYATLDHLSGGRLILGVGAGHVREEFEAVGADFDGRGPALDETVDALRAALGPEEYPSFRGERFAFEGLGQRPRPAQRHVPIWVGGSSPAAVRRAALRGDGWLPQGDPRKALPAQIGRLKSLREQAGIVDPITVGAITEALYVGDPGWETGRRTLTGKPELLAESLRAYRAMGVDQIQVRFRSRDLGELLDQIAAFGADVAPHLHD from the coding sequence ATGCAGCTCCCGATCCAGTCGCAGAGCACCATCTACGCGGAGCCGTGGGAGGCGGACGCGGGGCCGGGGGATCTGGCCGAGATCGCCCGCGCCGCCGAACGCTCCGGCTTCGCCTACCTCGCGAGCTGCGACCACGTGGCCATCCCGCGGCGGCTCGCGGGCGCGATGAGCACCATCTGGTACGACCCGGTCGCCACCCTCTCCTTCCTGGCCGGGGTCACCGACCGGATCCTGCTCATGAGCCATGTCGCGGTGGCCGGGCTCCGGCACCCGCTGATCACCGCCAAGCAGTACGCGACCCTGGACCACCTCAGCGGTGGCCGGCTGATCCTGGGCGTGGGGGCGGGACACGTACGGGAGGAGTTCGAGGCGGTCGGCGCGGACTTCGACGGACGCGGGCCCGCCCTCGACGAGACCGTAGACGCGCTCCGTGCCGCGCTCGGCCCGGAGGAGTACCCCTCCTTCCGGGGCGAGCGCTTCGCCTTCGAGGGGCTCGGCCAGCGGCCCCGGCCCGCCCAGCGGCACGTCCCGATCTGGGTGGGCGGCTCGTCCCCCGCGGCCGTGCGGCGCGCCGCCCTGCGCGGTGACGGCTGGCTCCCCCAGGGCGATCCGAGAAAGGCGCTGCCGGCCCAGATCGGCCGGCTGAAGTCCCTGCGCGAACAGGCCGGGATCGTCGACCCCATCACGGTCGGCGCGATCACCGAGGCGCTGTACGTGGGTGATCCCGGCTGGGAGACAGGGCGGCGCACCCTCACCGGCAAACCCGAGCTCCTGGCCGAGTCGCTGCGGGCGTACCGGGCGATGGGCGTGGACCAGATCCAGGTGCGCTTCCGGTCCCGGGACCTCGGTGAACTCCTGGACCAGATCGCCGCGTTCGGAGCCGACGTCGCCCCGCACCTCCATGACTGA